The genomic stretch TTTCACCATGCTGAATGCAGCGCCCTGAAATCGGGCTCTTAGGCTTCGTAGAGTCTGTGCACCAGCAGCTGTGTAATTCCTTTGGGGAAACACCTTACATCTCCCTCTATCAGCAGGGAACAGGAGTCTCTCAGCCCTTCATACTCTACAGCACACTGGTCAGTGTGGAGTGAGGGGAGGGAGTGTTCCTTTATCCTGTCCTCTCCACAGCTGTGCGCACAATCCCTTCTTGGCACTGATGGATTTCTATCCCCTTGGTCCTGCTGTGCCTGAGGGAGCACGTGGATGTGCCAGGATGAGAATGTCCTGTACACTATATTCTGCCTTTGCCTTCGCTACAAGATGTGCTCCTGCTGCTTTTCCGTCTGTCTTGGTTAACTGCAGCTAGTGGGAGCTTGGATGAAGACCGCTAACGGATTGTGCTGCTGAAATTCCCTGTCATCTAGTTGCGTCTGTCAGGATTGCTGGCCTTCTGTTACTAAGTCTCTTCTCCAAGGGGAATCCAGATTCCTGCTGGAAAGGAGCCTTTAAATGCCTGGATGGAATGAAAGTCCTTGTGTGACTGCAGCAGTGCAAGTGGTGGTAAACCTGCTGCTAACACAAATGCCACCCACATCAGCTGGGCCCATACTGGAGGGCACCTTGTCTTTGGGCAGGGTGCGAGAGGGTTCTCTAAGCATCCATATGATAGAGCAGCACAAAGCTGAGCTCTGAATCTCCCAGCCTGCTTTCAGATCCAGATTTAAATGGACATTGTCATGTTAGAAACTCTGTCCTTCCTTGTGTTACTAACAGCTGAGAAGGTGGGAGTGAAGACGGTTCTAAAAATCTACAGGATTTCTGCACTTGCTGCGTTTCCCTTGGCCTGGGACAATGTCACTAGACGTTCTGTCCCTTTCAGATTCCCAGCACTGACATGTGCTGCAATATCTGGGatgctctagatcagtggtctccaaagtggggtgcgccaGAGGATCCCAGGCGGTGTGTGGCAGGAGGAGTGCCGCCGGAtggcactccgccgttttttttCTTCGGCAGCAGCTCTTCCCCTCCGGCGGCATGTCCACAGCAGGTCTTCCGCTCTTCTTTCTTCGGTGGCATAGTGGAGGTGCACGATCCAaaaactttggagaccactgctctagattcTGGGGCATGGTGGATGCATCTCAGATTAAATCTAAACCCCGTCTCCCCTGGGTTTATTGATTTGCTGGAAGCATTTGTGGTGATCTTGGGGTTTGTAAGAAACTGACCTTGTGGTCCTAGTTTGAGCCAAGTGCCCCTTGAATGTTCCTCactgcctggggctctggctgtcagcagCTTGCCGAGTGTGGTGATGTTCAGGGCTGACTTCCAGGTCCTGTAACAGCAGCTGCTTGGATGTGTGTGGGGATGTCCTGGGGCTGTATCAAATGCTGCTGTGTCCTGCTTGCAGGTGCAGCACTGGCTCCTGCAGATGGCcttggagctggaggagagactGAGCAAGGACAGAGACCAAGTAAGGCGGGGCTTGAGGGTTTTCTGCCTCTCttgctgtggggctgggccagaGGCAGCAGGGTCTTCGCTACCTGAGCTGTCTGACACCAGCCTGGGGGATGTGGTGACTGTGGTGAGTGGCAGAGGAAGTTGCCCTGCATTCAAACGCACAGCTGCTGGCTGACTGAGTTAAGAAGTGAGGAAGGACCCAGAGAGGGAAAGGTGCTGTAGGAGGGCCTGACCCAAAAATACCCTGAGCTAACCActgtcctcctctcccctcccttaaTGAATGCGAGCATTAGGTACACGAGGGGATGAGTGTGCTGGGGCAGGCAGCTTCCTCTCTGTGCACCTCAGTCCTAGCATGCGCTTCCTGCTGGCTCACTTCTGGGAGCCCTGCCCTACACCACTAAAAGTGAACGAGCTGCTTTATAACCCATGGATCCTATGTTGCTGGCCAGGGCTGAGATTAACCTGGCAGCCGTGCTGTATTGTGATGTGGATAAAGGGGAACGTACCTGTGTAGGGCTGGAAGCAGGgatgacaccccctcccccgataCATGCACAAGGTGTATGAGCCCCTCACACACTCGGTATCCACCTCAGACTGTGATGATGACAGACAGCAGCTGATCCTGCCAGGACAGGTGGTGGCATTGGATTGTAAAGTTACTGGCTGGCAGTGCAGTGCTCCAGGCTGAGCGCCTCTCTGAGCACATTCCTGGCATTCACTGCTTTGCCCTGTACTGCAGCTGTGTCCtctctctgcagaactgccggGTGGCCAAACAGCTGACTGTGAGCATCCGCATGCTAGGTGATCAGCGAGCGAGTGGCCTGTCACGCTGCTGTGCCCTGCCCCGCTATGACGCCCACAAGATCAGCAGTGATGCCTTCATGATCATCCGAAACTGCAATGTGGCTGGAGCCCAGCAGGCTGCATGGTGAGCAGTTCCCCTTCCTGGCCTCAGGGTTGGTGTGttggaggaggggggctgggctgtgccCTGGGAGATGACACATGCAGGACAAAGGGGCTGTGCTGAATACAGACAGGAGCAGGGACTGAATTTGGAAGGAGCTGGCTCTGGCAGAGAGAGCTGGGGCCCTCAGAGCTGGAAGACACAAGGCACATGTTGTCCTAGGCTCAGCTGCAGGTGAGCACTACCCATCCAGAAGGGCAGCTGTTGAGCATCGtcctcccccaaacccccaccatGCAGCGCTAACTTCCACCTTCAGCATCTGGGTGGTGCCAATAGAAAGGGGGGCAAGGCTGTGCTCCTCTGGAGTTGGAATGAACTGAGCTGTACTGCTGCACCGTGAGTACCTGGCTGGCTTGTACTCAGGGTGCCATCATCCCTGGGATAGCCAGAAGAGAATGACTGTGCTCTGGTGGTCAGGGGGACAAGATGCTTGTTGGGCAGAGAGGgcatgggggggggaataaaagcACTTTAAGTACAACCTGTTTCCTTTCCACTTTCATGTCCTAGCTTGGACAGGAGGATGAGGTGTGCCCAGCACACCACAGTGACTCCTTCAGGACAGCTTGTCCCTGACTGGGAGCCTGAGAGTTGCAGGAGCTCCCACCCCTGGCAGATGGGACTGAGGGTTCAGGCTCCTTGCCAGAATCCAGGGGGCCTGGCAAGTCCCTCTGCTCAAGTCACATTCCTCAAGGAAGCGCTGCTTTGCTCCTGGCAGGGACACAGGCAATCTGCAGCGCCCAGGCCTCTTACTGCAAAGtcacgaggaggaggagggggtacGAGTGTTTGGCCAACAGGCATGACTAAAACATCCTCCCCTACCAGCCCACCAATGTCCTGTTGTCTCAGCTGCTGCACTGTCACCATGCCCAGTGAAACCTGACACACTGACTTAAATCCTGCCTTGAAAGGCTTCACACTTCTTTGGCTGGGTTTGAGCTGCTGCTAATCTGCTTTTCTCCATAGGTCCCCTCCGCTTACATTTCTGCATATCTACGCAAGCAAATTTTCTGAGGCTCCCACGCTCTCTCCTGGAGGCATTGCTGCCTTCCTGACCAGTGATGCCCAGTGTACCCTGCCAGCTGGCACCAATGCAACCAGCCCAAATGTCAAGTGCACTGGGAGCCCAAGAAAAGAGCCCATCAAGAAGCCCATCAATGCTATTGAGTCCTTTTTCCGGAAGGCAGCAGAAAGGCAGCGAGCCCGTGTGGCCACAGAGCCCTGCCTGCCTAGTGTCCCCAGTGCAGAGGCAGAGTTGTCAGTGCCTGATCCCTGTGGCCAGAGTGAGAGAGACGGTCTCATCCTCGGCAAGAGTCAGACTCCAGAAGCCCTTGCGAGGCACAGTCCCAAGGAtggcagctccccctccccatacAGACGGCTTCCCCCTGAGGAGTTGCTCCCTTATCCTGCAGAAATGCCCTCTGCTGACCCAGCCTCTAGGAGCACTCTGAAAACAGAATCAGCTGGAACAGCTGCTTCCCAGCTCCCTGAGTGGAAGGAGCAGAGTTTGCCATCCTCTGCTGGGTTTTCACAAGGCCCTGCCAGCTCACCAGACCAGCTGCACTGTGAAAAGTGTGGCCAGCAGGTGCCAGTGTGGGAGCTCCTGGAGCACATGGACTATCACTTTGCTGTGGAGCTGCAGAGCTCCTTCTCCGAACCCAGCCCCCTCAGggcccctgctgctgcttccagttcTCCTGCCAAGAGCAAAAGCAAAGCCAAGAGCCCTGGTGGCTCCAGTGCAAAGCGACCCAGGCAAGGAGTGACCAGGACTCTGGAGTTCTTCTTTAAACGGCTGCCCCCCTAGGAGCTCCAGGACCATTTTAGCCTGAAGTTGAGTGATTTGTGAAGTTTTTATCCTTTCTGTAAAGAACTTTTATCCAAAGATTGCATAATAAATGTCTGGAATCTAATGAGGCTCTTGGGGAAACACAGCAGGGAAATGCACCCACCTTTTCACTTGGCAGATTCTGGTAACAGTTCTCCTGCCTCTAGGTGCTGATGCTGACAGAAACAGTGTCAGGATGGCACAGCATGCATAGTGATCAGGTGTTCCCATGGTCCCATCACTAGGCATTTTTTGCTCTGCAAACAGTAATGGATGTTTACACTTGAAATGCTCCTGGGAGTTGggaagtgtcattatccccattttacagctagggagCTACAGCCCAGAGGGATAGTGATTGCCTCAGGGAGAGCTGTAATCCctgcagtgccttaaccacaggatcttccttcttGTCTGACTATTCTAGTTATTTAGTATAGTACCTCCACTCCTTGctactggggcagggagtggggcaatGTGGTAGCTGAGCCCTACGTTCCACACTCCTTCACCAACATCCTACAGCATAGGGGGAGTTTCTCTAATCAGTCCTGTCTGAGAAGCTGCTATCAGTGCTAAGGAGTCTCCAGGGGCACAGTGATGCTCTACAGCAGGAGTGGGCaagctttttggcctgagggccacactggggttctgaaactgtatggagggctaggtAGGGAAGGCTACCCCCCAACTCTTATCCACACACCCACACTTATCCAACcaatccctgtcccctgactgcccttggGACCCCTTGCCCCTTATCTAATGCCCCTGCTcactgcccccttaccatgctgctcagtgCACCAGGACTGACAGATGTGCTGCCTAGGTGGAGCCAGCTATGCCACCATGCAATCTAGAGCATTGGGGCAGGCTGGTTGCTcttgcagctgtgctgcctggcaggagctcacagccccactgcccagagcgctggtggcacagtgagctgagactgcaggggcatggccaggggctcaagggccaggctggatgtggcctgtgggctgcaaTTTTCCCACCTCTCATCTACAGCTTTGTTCTGTCAGCATAGCCTCATGTATGGAGGGATGTGATCCACTCCTCTGGGACAAGTATGTTAGCTCTAGTCCCCTTTTAGGGAGGTTTTTTCAAAGCCATGGCATGTCAGCATACTGTGCAGGCCTTTCTTCCTCTCAAGGCAGGGAAGCCAAGGCATGGTACAGTGCATTGCATTGTAGATTATGGCAGAGCACTACAGCTGAGGAGGGTCAAATAGCACCTGCAGCCTACAAGCCATTACAGTAGCATCAGCACAGAGCTGGGCTCTGATACACACAAGGCACCCCTCACTCAGAAGAGACGTGTGCTTCCTGTGAGATGGCCTGAGCAGCAAGGCCCCAGAGCTCAGTGGATCTGTGAGGCCCTATGCCAGTGTCCCATGACCCCAGTAATGATGGGGGTGTAGCTGAAGTCCAGAACTAGAGCCCTTTGGGGGGAGGGCAAAGAGACTTGAAAATCATGTTCTTCCAAAATCAAACCCACtgcttgcaggggaagaggagaatgGGCTAAGAGTCACTCAGTTTATGTTACTTCTAAAAGCATGTCCTTTACCCCAAGCATGAAAACAATGTGCTCTACGGCCCCTTGTTACTGGCCCAGTTCTCCCCTGCTGCACCAAGGAGGCTACAAAGATCTTTGGGACTTTTGCTGGCAGGCTGGGGAGTGATAGCTCACCTTGGGGGGATGGAAAGGGCTGGCTTGGCACTCACCACCCTTGCAGCAGAGCAGACAGCACTAGAATGTGTAGGGAACAAGCCTGAACTGAGAGCTGGATTGTAGTGCATTCAGTGACTGAGAAGAGCTATCACCCTGCACTGCTAGCACAGAGCTCAGTGAACAGGGAAATAACCCTCCAGTAGATGATTTCTTGAGGCTTAGTCACTGCCATGCAGTTGAACTTAGTACTGTGTGGGAAAAGCAGCTCTGGGTGTGGTTCGTAAACTCTAGCCTTGCAGGCAGTTTCATCAGCTGTGGGATTCTCCTTAAGTGAGCAGCAGCTGGACAGCCTCAGGATCCTACTGCTGAGTGTAGATAGCAGGGAGCAGGCTACAGCTGTATTTGCATGattatttcccttcccttcccccattagCTCAACTGCAACAGCAAGTTCTTGCATCAGTTGCTAGCTCTGCCTCAGCCAGAGCCTGCTTTATCCTGTTCTGGGATGCTTCTTGGTGTTAGTGCAGTTCTAATACCTTCCAGTCCATCTCACTCCTGTAGCTTTTTTGAGGGGGGTGGAGGTAGGGATGCAGCAGCATAGGAAAGGAATTCTGCTTCCCAGTGCTGCCCTTAGTCATTTGGGAGGGACAGAATTAAAATGACCCTCCCACTCATGTTAGGCCTCCACTTTAGAAAGAAATGATGGGTTTTCACCCTCCCCTGAATAGACATTACAACCTGTTTGGTAGGATTGCATCACTCTGCTGTCACAACAGCTAGTTCCTGCAGGGCAATCAAGAAATGAAACTGACTCAGGTGGTGGCCTAGGCCATAAAATAGAAAACAGGCTGAGTAAGAGAAGATGCATCCAGCTGGGATCCACTGAGGTGTTGGTCAGGATAAGGAAGGGAGGAGACAGGTCCAGCAGGTCACCTTCAGTGATGCACGCTGCAAGAATTGCTCCTGCACTTCAATCCCTTCAAGGAGAAACACTGGAGCATTTCCAGTTTTGTTAGTCTCCTCTGTATGGGTGTGGAAGGACTAGATTTTTGAAGCAGTAAATGTCAACCATCCATTTCACTGTATGCATCCCGACTGCTGAGAAAATATTCCATTGATAATCAAAGTGTAGACAGGCAAagaaaggaaaatgctgcttgagaacttaattCAAACTATGGCTAGTTACTCTGTGTATTTTGACAAGTTGACAGTTTGTTTATAaagctttagctttttgaatctcaacatctactgtcataaAATAATTAGTCTGAGCCCCCACTGCAAAAtttagataaataaaaataaaaaatgcttaaacaaacattgatattatccatccaAATTAAAGATGACAGGCTGCActcaattcccctccccccgcagttACATACTGCTTTTAAATTAACATGAGCTGTGTCAAGCACCAGTGAAGGTCACATCGTGTCTCCCTTTAAACAGACTCCAGGGTAGCAGGAATTTGTGGCTTCTGCCACACATAAGACACAGCTAGCTCCACCCACTGCAATAAGAACTGTGCTCAGGGCAATGTGGCTGTCAGCTACCTTAGCCTCACAGTCGGGCAGGCTCAGCTAAGCAGCCAGTGGATGCTTGTAACCCGTGATATACGCAGTCCTTACAGGCCCCAGCACAGATTACTACCCTCTGGTAAACAACTGAAAAGGCAGTGGCTGGGGAGGGCTGGTAGGGGAGAGGCTAGAGGGCTCTGCTCAACCATCCCCCTTCACAATTCAGCCAAGGTTCTGTCTCAATAAAACATCTTTATTCTGTACATTATATATAGATGCCAAGGAAATGGAAGCCATCCCTCTGCATTAGAGAATCCAAGACAAGAACAGGGAGCATGGCAAGCatggcactgagaacagtcacGCCACagaaagggagggtggggggagagagggaaggtgcTCAGCCCCTGTCAGCTcttccagggaagggagcagcagCTTGAGTATGTGGCAGTGCTGAAGGTTACCCCAAGGTCACTGCAAACAGCAGGAGACACTCACCCTTCCAGGGCACCATTATTTGTATTTACACAATAACAAGAGAGGGGAGTGCTCACTGGGACTCTGTTCTCCCTGCAGGAGCATATGAGGGGCACACACTGTAATGGAACTCAGCGCTAAGTGCCAGGGCTGGAATGGGAAGGGTTCCCCTTTCAGACTAGCTGAGCCAGCAAAGCAGTCATGTGCAAGGGGACTGAAAGGGAGAAAAGACAGACCGAGCCTCCCCCAGCACGAAGTGTGCAAGGTACTACCAGCAGAGTGAATACATTACCTCCCCCAGGGAAGAGGCAGTGCCTCCTCATGGCTAGCTCAGTTGGTAGCGCATCAGACTTTTAATCTGAGGGTCCAGGGTTCAAGTCCCCGTCAGGTGGAGGAGGGATCCTATCCCCCAAGAATTTAAGGAGGCAACTCTTCAGTACCTTCCTTGACAATGCTGCTATTAACAGCAATTGCATGACAGGCTTGCCCTACAGGTCCCAGTCTAAGCCAGGATTCCAGCACAGAACACAGTGGGAGAAAGCACAGGAGCTTCCTCATAACCCTTCACAGGGGAGGAAcaactctcctcctctccccactgatCAGCTTGGTGCACTTGAACAGCTTGCAGGCAGGaatcccctgcccccgccccgcaaGGCTCCTCCAGACAgcaagggcagggcctgtggcagggagagctGCTGTGAGAAGCTCAGTCTTGTGTGCACTGCCCATGCCAGTAGCCCCGGTATGAGACCCTGAGTAGGaggcagcacagcctggggatTATTGGCAACATTTGgagcagagccccctccctgtccAGACACCACACCTTGGCTCAGGCAGCCGTGCACGTCCAGCTCTATTCAACAGTCACCAGTGAAATCAAAAGCCTTCTGACAGCTATGCAGCCCCCACTACAtaaccctccccagcccccctgtTCCCAGCTGCACCGGGCTGACCCTCATCAGCAGCTGCACAGGGCAATGCTCAGCACTTGGTACCTGaaggcacagctggggaaacatGGCAGCAAGTGTTCCATGTCTTCACACACCTACCGAGCCTCTGGCTGTGCTGGCTCCCACCAGCTCTCCTAGGCACTGAAACCTCAGTGGCAGAGACAAGAAAGGAAGTTTCCCTTAAGTAGAATgagagcaaaaaacaaacaaacaaaaaatccttacAATAGCTTTGTCAGATGGCATCCAACAGTAAACGTCCTCCTGGGCCAGTACGgcagccccctctgcctctcctcgAGAGTTAAGGCAGGTCCCCGAGGAGCAagctgggctgcagcagggaaatcCATCACAAAGCACTGCCACTAACTCAGTGAAGGAGACTTCCCACAGGGGCGCTTAGTTGAAGCAGACAAGCAGATACAAGCCCAGCTGTGGGCCCAGCTCTGTTCCCCAAAAATGGCCTCCTGCTTGGGCCAGCAGGATGCTCAGCTGCTGCAGCGAGCAGAAGGCTAGAGGCAGAGACCCTGGCTTCATGCAGGTTCTCGAGGAGGCTGATTGCACTGGGATGTGTGGGGGCAGCCCCAGCCACCACAAGACATGAGCACTAGGATGGGCATGGGGCTTAAATCACAATCTTGCAAGGGCTAGTCCATGGAAGAGATCCCTGTTTGCACTGGTTTGGGGTACAGCTGGGACAGCCAAGCAG from Lepidochelys kempii isolate rLepKem1 chromosome 3, rLepKem1.hap2, whole genome shotgun sequence encodes the following:
- the POLH gene encoding DNA polymerase eta isoform X1, yielding MSRGRERVVALADMDCFFAQVEQRREPRLRGQPCAVVQYDAWRGGGIIAVSYEARAFGISRGMRADEAQKRCPQLVLARVPEAYGKADLSRYREASVEVMKVMSRFAVIERASIDEAYMDLTSAVQERLKKMQGQPILAERLPTTYIQGLPNVSTTAAKNKSVDCKEDLRQCGLHQWLESLPFADISCPELQLTVGAVIVEEMRAAVEAVTGLRCSAGISHNKALAKLACGLNKPNRQTLVSQGSVSQLFSHMPISSIRHLGGKLGASIADVLGVEYMGQLTLFSESQLQTHFGDKTGSWLYDLCRGIEQEPVKPRQLPKSIGCSKNFPGKAALTTQKQVQHWLLQMALELEERLSKDRDQNCRVAKQLTVSIRMLGDQRASGLSRCCALPRYDAHKISSDAFMIIRNCNVAGAQQAAWSPPLTFLHIYASKFSEAPTLSPGGIAAFLTSDAQCTLPAGTNATSPNVKCTGSPRKEPIKKPINAIESFFRKAAERQRARVATEPCLPSVPSAEAELSVPDPCGQSERDGLILGKSQTPEALARHSPKDGSSPSPYRRLPPEELLPYPAEMPSADPASRSTLKTESAGTAASQLPEWKEQSLPSSAGFSQGPASSPDQLHCEKCGQQVPVWELLEHMDYHFAVELQSSFSEPSPLRAPAAASSSPAKSKSKAKSPGGSSAKRPRQGVTRTLEFFFKRLPP
- the POLH gene encoding DNA polymerase eta isoform X2; its protein translation is MSRGRERVVALADMDCFFAQVEQRREPRLRGQPCAVVQYDAWRGGGIIAVSYEARAFGISRGMRADEAQKRCPQLVLARVPEAYGKADLSRYREASVEVMKVMSRFAVIERASIDEAYMDLTSAVQERLKKMQGQPILAERLPTTYIQGLPNVSTTAAKNKSVDCKEDLRQCGLHQWLESLPFADISCPELQLTVGAVIVEEMRAAVEAVTGLRCSAGISHNKVQHWLLQMALELEERLSKDRDQNCRVAKQLTVSIRMLGDQRASGLSRCCALPRYDAHKISSDAFMIIRNCNVAGAQQAAWSPPLTFLHIYASKFSEAPTLSPGGIAAFLTSDAQCTLPAGTNATSPNVKCTGSPRKEPIKKPINAIESFFRKAAERQRARVATEPCLPSVPSAEAELSVPDPCGQSERDGLILGKSQTPEALARHSPKDGSSPSPYRRLPPEELLPYPAEMPSADPASRSTLKTESAGTAASQLPEWKEQSLPSSAGFSQGPASSPDQLHCEKCGQQVPVWELLEHMDYHFAVELQSSFSEPSPLRAPAAASSSPAKSKSKAKSPGGSSAKRPRQGVTRTLEFFFKRLPP
- the POLH gene encoding DNA polymerase eta isoform X3 — encoded protein: MSRGRERVVALADMDCFFAQVEQRREPRLRGQPCAVVQYDAWRGGGIIAVSYEARAFGISRGMRADEAQKRCPQLVLARVPEAYGKADLSRYREASVEVMKVMSRFAVIERASIDEAYMDLTSAVQERLKKMQGQPILAERLPTTYIQGLPNVSTTAAKNKSVDCKEDLRQCGLHQWLESLPFADISCPELQLTVGAVIVEEMRAAVEAVTGLRCSAGISHNKNCRVAKQLTVSIRMLGDQRASGLSRCCALPRYDAHKISSDAFMIIRNCNVAGAQQAAWSPPLTFLHIYASKFSEAPTLSPGGIAAFLTSDAQCTLPAGTNATSPNVKCTGSPRKEPIKKPINAIESFFRKAAERQRARVATEPCLPSVPSAEAELSVPDPCGQSERDGLILGKSQTPEALARHSPKDGSSPSPYRRLPPEELLPYPAEMPSADPASRSTLKTESAGTAASQLPEWKEQSLPSSAGFSQGPASSPDQLHCEKCGQQVPVWELLEHMDYHFAVELQSSFSEPSPLRAPAAASSSPAKSKSKAKSPGGSSAKRPRQGVTRTLEFFFKRLPP